In bacterium, a single genomic region encodes these proteins:
- the gspD gene encoding type II secretion system secretin GspD, translated as MRVLTRFVQLSILGSVTTTFAAGALAQIPPPPAPGGTGTPGAAYEELSVPKAVPVRPTAETRAAAPSAPGATPVPGADEGLYLNAVDTDVREIIKQISKVTGKNFLVDQSVRGKVTIISEKKMTIEEAYQAFLSALEVLGYTVVNAPGDLVKVIPMKEALQNPLPIYRDDSPITDAFITRIVQMKNISALEMSNAIKTLVSKEGNLFAYPATNTLIVTDTGTNIDRLLKIMRELDQEGPSETIDIIPLRFASAKDVASKITELYSEDRAQAGRAPTAAARRTAAARGPELEETPYLSKVIADDRTNSVIVLASKRALNKVRELVSRLDRKLEAGTDGKIHVHYLKHANAKDLATVLGALTATSVQTSRQQAAGTPPGGATPGRQVGATEVTAEFEGGVKIAADENTNALIITATAKDYQTLSNEVINKLDIPRKQVYVEVVIMELTIDKNRTLGVSGQGGGTFSAGGEPMLGFGSSLGGTAAGLSAAALSGLAAGVVSQNTTSIPVTNPDGTITNLQIPTFGVILNALQTDTNVNILSTPNLLTLDNEEAEIIVGGTQPFPSGTTLTPGGNTTFNVTREDVGIKLKMQPQINEGDVVKIKLKQEITTVIPGASEVVLTSLGPSTTKRSVETVVAAKDQQTIVIGGLIDDKVTMTTTKVPFLGDIPILGNLFKQKKTVKTKTNILVFLRPYIIRDSKDFLKILQKKVEERNMFIATNYGKGQQKVIRQSIRNHAADLLEFRKEIQRENWDFQSDTGTRVVPIDTQAPSGGGSSSSDSSSLSDHSQDLLRAANSSDAR; from the coding sequence ATGCGAGTTCTTACCCGATTCGTCCAACTTTCCATCTTGGGCAGCGTGACGACAACGTTCGCCGCCGGAGCCTTGGCCCAAATTCCACCTCCACCCGCTCCCGGCGGAACCGGCACCCCCGGCGCCGCTTATGAAGAGCTCAGCGTTCCCAAGGCGGTTCCGGTCCGGCCGACCGCCGAAACCCGGGCCGCCGCTCCCAGCGCTCCCGGAGCCACCCCGGTCCCCGGCGCCGACGAAGGCCTTTACCTCAACGCGGTCGACACCGACGTTCGCGAGATCATCAAGCAAATTTCCAAGGTCACCGGCAAAAACTTCCTCGTCGACCAATCGGTTCGCGGCAAGGTCACCATCATCTCCGAGAAGAAGATGACCATCGAGGAGGCCTACCAGGCTTTCCTGTCGGCCCTCGAGGTCCTGGGCTACACCGTGGTCAACGCGCCCGGCGACCTGGTCAAGGTCATCCCGATGAAGGAGGCGCTCCAGAACCCCTTGCCGATCTACCGGGACGATAGCCCGATCACCGATGCCTTCATCACCCGCATCGTCCAAATGAAGAACATCAGCGCCCTCGAGATGTCCAACGCCATCAAGACCCTGGTCTCCAAGGAAGGCAATCTCTTCGCCTATCCCGCGACCAACACCCTGATCGTCACCGACACCGGCACCAATATCGACCGTCTCCTCAAAATCATGAGGGAGCTTGATCAGGAAGGTCCCTCCGAGACCATCGACATCATTCCGCTGCGCTTCGCCAGCGCCAAGGACGTGGCTTCGAAGATCACCGAGCTTTATTCCGAGGACCGGGCCCAGGCCGGAAGGGCGCCCACGGCCGCCGCCCGCCGAACCGCCGCGGCCCGCGGCCCCGAGCTCGAGGAGACTCCCTATCTTTCCAAGGTCATCGCCGACGACCGGACCAACTCGGTCATCGTCTTGGCCAGCAAGCGGGCGCTCAACAAGGTCCGGGAGCTGGTCTCCCGTCTCGACCGCAAGCTCGAGGCCGGCACCGACGGCAAAATTCACGTTCACTACTTGAAGCACGCCAACGCCAAGGATTTGGCCACCGTGCTCGGCGCCCTCACCGCGACCAGCGTCCAGACCAGCCGCCAGCAGGCGGCCGGCACGCCGCCGGGCGGCGCGACTCCCGGCCGTCAAGTCGGAGCCACCGAGGTCACCGCCGAGTTTGAAGGCGGCGTCAAGATCGCGGCCGACGAAAACACCAATGCCTTGATCATCACGGCGACGGCCAAGGATTATCAGACCCTCTCCAACGAGGTGATCAACAAGCTCGATATACCCCGCAAGCAGGTTTACGTCGAAGTCGTCATCATGGAATTGACCATCGACAAGAACCGGACCCTCGGCGTCTCCGGCCAAGGCGGCGGCACCTTCAGCGCCGGCGGCGAGCCGATGCTGGGCTTCGGCTCCTCCTTGGGCGGCACGGCGGCCGGTCTCTCGGCCGCGGCCTTGAGCGGTTTGGCGGCCGGCGTGGTCAGCCAAAACACCACCAGCATTCCGGTGACCAATCCCGACGGAACGATCACCAACTTGCAGATCCCGACCTTCGGCGTCATCCTCAACGCCCTGCAGACCGACACCAACGTCAACATCCTCTCGACTCCCAACTTGCTGACCTTGGATAACGAAGAAGCCGAGATCATCGTCGGCGGCACTCAGCCTTTCCCCAGCGGCACCACCTTGACCCCCGGCGGCAACACCACCTTCAACGTCACCCGGGAGGACGTCGGTATCAAGCTCAAGATGCAGCCCCAGATCAACGAGGGCGACGTGGTCAAGATCAAGTTGAAGCAGGAGATCACCACCGTCATCCCCGGCGCCTCCGAAGTGGTCTTGACCTCTCTCGGACCCTCGACGACCAAGCGCTCGGTCGAGACCGTGGTCGCGGCCAAGGACCAGCAGACCATCGTCATCGGCGGCCTGATCGACGACAAGGTCACCATGACCACCACCAAGGTGCCCTTCCTGGGCGACATCCCGATCCTGGGCAACCTCTTCAAGCAGAAGAAGACCGTCAAGACCAAGACCAATATCCTGGTCTTCCTGCGGCCCTACATCATCCGCGATTCCAAGGACTTCCTGAAGATCCTGCAGAAGAAGGTCGAAGAGCGGAACATGTTCATCGCCACCAATTACGGCAAGGGCCAGCAAAAGGTCATTCGCCAGTCGATTCGCAACCACGCGGCCGACCTCCTGGAATTCCGCAAGGAGATCCAACGTGAGAACTGGGATTTCCAAAGTGACACCGGAACCCGGGTGGTTCCGATCGACACCCAGGCTCCGAGCGGCGGCGGATCGAGTTCCAGCGATTCCTCCAGCCTGAGCGACCATAGCCAGGACTTGCTCAGGGCCGCCAATAGCTCCGACGCCCGTTAA